Genomic window (Xenopus laevis strain J_2021 chromosome 3S, Xenopus_laevis_v10.1, whole genome shotgun sequence):
TTTCAGCTGAAACCAGATAAACTTCTCTCTAGATAAGCAACGCAAATAGCACTGCAGATAAAGCAGATTTACCAGGATTAAAATAAGGGTTTGGCTTATGTAAACTGAACATAGAAAAATGTGGAGCACAGATATTCAGTCcgagtcggtagcttattggcctgtgtatggggccctccaacgggcttccccgatcgatatctgaccaagagtcggccagatgtcgatcaggcaggggtaaaaatcccgtcggatcgtggacctcatctgtttgttgatgccaTACCACAATCTGACCTCCCGCATACCTTTCATtttgatctgatcgttgggccctagggagagatccgcttattTGGTGACtatcaaacgagcagatctctctttgtatggccacctttagctgacTGCCCTGCAACAAGCTACACCAGTGAGCAGAGAcctacaggcagagcagggttgCAGTTCTCAGTTAGACTTATATcagatctttttttgtttttatgggggAATGTGCTCATGAGAATTTTTCAGGGTGACATCTGGCCCTTGTGTGCACAGCGACAGGACAATATCGTTGTGtcttgaggaatgggcatcattcaatatttacattttctcctgcagatagggttgccaccttttctggaaaaaaatacaggcctttccatatttttatcttttttccctatcaagAACACTGAGATCAAccctcatttttactggccaggccggtaaaatacaggccaggtggcaaccctacctgcagatAATCCAAGCCATATCTTGCGCATATTCCTACCTATATTCTTTTATCTCATAgtattatcaaaaataaaattcaatgtgAACATTTAAAGAGGGGTGGTACCTTAAATCACAATCAAATATTTTGGTGCTGTACAAATGCTTGTTTGGAGCAGACTGGGGTCTTTATTTCTACAAAACACTAGGGAGGGTTCtttttaaccccaaaaaatgCTAACGATATAAACTATACTCCAACTCTATGAAACACTGATagaaatacaaaatactgtacactaaacaatacataataaaaaaagggaCACCTAAACAAAAGTGCAGGGCACAGAAAGAGCAAATCTAGATTTCCGCTGACTCCGATGTTTGCCACAAGGTTGAAAGTCGTTTTGATCTGTGGGTTTCTGTGTAGCAAGATACAGCCATTTCTATCTGCGACATCCACGTTTTCTGTGCAAAGAAATAGCAAAAGCACTGTTTTGTATATCAATCACATATATTTCCTCATTTCTCTCACTAATATGTACAAAAAATAGTGCATTGTTGGCTTTGACTGGTCTAGTGCAGATAGTTTAGGTTGCACACAGTTACTACATAAGCCTGGAAGTTTAGTGTTCAAGGGGCACAAAGACAGTGACTTGTCCAAGGCTGCAAGGGTTAATATGACAGTGTGACACAGGAATCAAACCTCCCCGAGTCATGGGGTTAAAAGCAGGTAACACTATCTTCAGCCATTAATGGATTCCAAGACTGACACACTGCAGCCACTCCATCTTCCActgggtatggttttttttttttttatctattctgTTTTACTTTTAATCCTGACCTGTGATCTATGTTGACCTCAAACAAACTTGTAAGACGTGAAAATCATCTTATCACAATTAGTCACTATGGCTGCAATATGTTCATTtgtgtttttggtagaaattatatttctacatgccaaataatttactagtaggtgtagtagagcaAAGTAAAAGAGCAACAGTCAtaacatgcatgctgctgattctgtgcaaTTGAATCATTGAGGATTGTTCCAAAAATACCAGTGTTCAAAATattaatagcttgttccaaataatagcagtggggagttcaattagtgaggtcattaattctgtgaaaaaacaggtgtcaattatggcccttatttatggaaggaaggcagcaaatgttgtgcatgttggTTATAGAGCATTGCTCTCTGAAAATCggagtaaaatgggtcattccagacattgttcagaagaacagcgtactttgattataagttgattggagagggtaaaatatataaaggagTACAgcaaatgataggctgctcagctaaaatgatttcAAATGCTTTGAAATGGCAACCACAACCTGAAAGATGTGAAAGAAAACTGAAAAcgaccattcgaatggatagaagaataggcCAAATGGCAAAGCAAATGATCAGCTCTAGAAAGCTAAAAAAGAAGTCTAAAGTTACCTGAGTATTAGGGAGTTACTCATACTTTACAATTAAAATACCCCTATGTAAAGTAAAGCAATTGGCAAGAAGCCTCTGCAacgtcccattgttgaaaaaaaggcaTGTTCTGAAGAGgctacaatttgccaaagaacacactgactgacctaaagagaaatggcaccacattttgtggactgatgaaagcaagactgttctttttgggtctaggggcctcagacagtttgtcagacgacccccaaacaatGAATTGAAGTCACAGTACAatgtgaagcatggtggcacaagcatcatgaaatggggatgtttctcatactatggtattaggcctatttatctcataccagggatcatgaatcagtttcaatacatcaaaatacacgaagaggtcatgttgccttatgcggaagaggaaatgcccttgaaatggatgtttcaacaagacaacgaccccaaacacaccagtaaatgagcaacatcttggttccatagcaacaagattgacattatggattGACCAGcacaatccccagaccttaatccaatagaaaacttgtgggggcGGGTAgattaaaaatgctgtttctgaggcaaaaccaagacatgcagaagaattgtggaatgtaacaggtgccagaagttggtggactccatgtaacacagatgtgcagcaattctcagaaacactgattatacaactaaatattagtttagtgattcaaaggaaagccaaatcttgaaacatttttcagtttatatagtgaatgtttgcgtttgtaaagaagaatgcagactgaCTGCAACCCTGACCTTGCTACATTAGACAGTGCCTGCTCCTCCTCATCGGATGACTGAGTTGCGTGTATGGGCCTGGGCTAACAGTACAGAGATTGCTCAATCTATTCTATATATCTTTTCATTGCGATTGATACAAACCTTCTCTGATTCTGTGTGGGTTTGGAGAATGAAGGCAGCTATGCATTGCTGGTATCTGTTCTCATGCTGGACCATAAAAGCATTCTTCATACCatacactgtaaaatataaggatgaaAGAAAATGATGTCACGGTCTTTTTGTTGCTTAACCATTAAaagttgcattttgcaatgtgatCATAGAATATAGACATTGTCCTGAAAATTAGGTGATTATTCTTAAAACAACAATAGCATTTTCGTTTGGAATCAACTCACTGCTGTCACTCTTACTATCCGTAAGGCAATCCGACTTCTCAGAAAACTCGCAGACAAAGACTCCATACAAGGAAAAGTATTGAATACAAATAAAGTATATGGGGCAACTAAAGCCTAACAAGGAACTAGTCTATTTAGACATGTCACTCCATATGTTTTGAGACTCTCTATCATTCCAAggtaaccacagtcctttagcagtgaagatttaTGTCTCTGAAGAAgctcccagtagctccccatcttcttttctgctgattcactgcacatgctctgtgctgctgtcacttactgagcttagggacccactcacaatatactgtttatagAATATATAAGGAATGCTTAAAGACTATGACTAACATAAtggcatggcagcacagaaaccagtgtaaatGGATCAGAGATTAATGATCAGCCCTGTAgcctcagcttatattacagacaaacattttctgcttgatgatttgccacgacccctaagcttagcttctcaacagctgcttaaagcacaatgagcatgtgcgtgtcgcagACACTCCTTACAAAATCCCAGATGGTGAGTTCCTGGGCACAAGTTCtcaatcattactgttatagaataGAATAGGGATGGGCGGATCTGAGCCGTTTCGCTTTGTCAAAACTTGACAAACAATTTCACTCATGCTAAAGCTTTAGATtggagcaataagttcagtttatataatactgcatttctagcaatatacaatttaagggtttaattctcctttatgtGCAATACAGGAAAAATCTTAAACCTCAAATAGAATCTTCCAACTGCTTACAACGTTTATCAATGAGCTCTAAACAAACAAGAGGGCAACTTGCTTGGTGTCATATGGGCAGACAGAAGATGCAGatctacattataaaaaaatgtagtttctTTATATTCCAATTGCGTCTAATAAAGGATGGATTTAAGGTAAGTGAAAAGTAAATAATGTTaagcataatttttattttgcataaaacaacatACCTGTGGTATGGAATTGATCGACAGTTTTCAAACTTAATCTGTCGAGTGGAATAGGCTGGTCTACTACTTTGCAGTAGCCTCCTTCCTTAGTCACCATCTGTAGCTCTGGGTGGAGGGATGGGTACTGGTTAATCTCCACATTTGTAGATTTCTGCAAGCAAATCAGTGAACTGgtttaatatatttatgaaaagttACAGAAAGGATTTCTGAGAATGGAAGTGATTATTGCAGTAACTAGCAGTATGTAAACATTTGTTGAAATGGATCGGGGACACAATTTTGGGAAGATTATAAAGCAGCTCTGAAGGAGTAGCTTGATCATGTAGAAGACAGAGATGGAGCAATAATTAGAGAGGGCATGGAGGTGGAGAAAGGAGTTGGACAAAGCAGAGAGGGCAAGGAGAATAGTGATGGAGCATGGAGGAGGGGGAGGAGGCTTAATAAAAGAGTGGTGGCATAGATACTGTGTTGAGACGCCAATCAGAAATGTATTGATTTCACCTAGGACACGTCATGCACCAAAAGGATTGAACAGAGCAGTAACTAATGTAAACCTCTTGATATGTGGCATGACCTGGGCACAGCCAAAGCCTTCCTAATGCCCTGGCTTTCTGTAGTGTCTAAGGTTAATCTTCAATGGGCTGAGAAAATTATGTGTCCTAACCACTGATATTCTTCCTATCTCTGCTGTGAATGAAAGATCAGCATGTTTCGCACAAATTAACACCATGACAGTGGCATCAGAATGGAGGACTAACCAGACCATATCCTCTCAGCAATTCTCCATTACAAACAGCTCTTGCATTAATTGGAGTAGAGTCTGGGTTTCATTCTGGGAGGTGCTGCATCTAGGGTATTACCAAGTTACTGGTAAGTGATAGTAATCCTTGCTACAAGCCAGTTCTTGGGTTTTTTTTGATGGCACCATATACCCTCTGCTTCCTCTTCTGTGTCTGAACAATAATAAAGTTTTATCCAGTTGGGAATTACCTTTTTATTCCGCTTTATCTTTGTTATGAGCAGAAAGTCATCAAAGAGAAACAAATATACATCAAGAAGTCTGGTGCTTTCTGGAGAAAGAGAAAGATACAATTACAAGACGTTCAGCAGCCATTTCTAAACAGTGTTATACAAGTGTAAAACTACTGCTTAGGGCAATAGCACACAGTGCGTTTTATTATTCGTATTACACAGTGGGTGACTAAATGGCTAAAATAATTGTATAGGTGCTCCCGCACACCCTTGCTTTAAGAAAATTTAAAAGCTTgcttggtgcccagtgatagaggtaaTCGGCAACCTCAATTATTCATAGGAAGAAAGCACACTGTCACACAAGCTTGTGATtgcaggtgaaaaccttgctaaATTTTAATACCGGTAGTGCCACAAGTGTGCTTTCTTCCTATAAATGGCCAAAATGTCATTGCCTGCAATGTAAATTTCTGCTGGTTAACATCATGTCATCTTTATGAAAATGCTTCGGGGGGGCATTATTGCATTTGAATGGAAATTGATTGCAAACCCCAGTTCCCACCTGTCAGGATGAGACGTCCTTCATGCAGAAGGTCCCTGTTTGGGGAAGACAGCATGCTTTCTACATTGGGTTCTTTGAAATGGTGTTTAAGgcccttaaatgtaaaaaaaaaaaaaaaaaagatatttcttccaaataattacgttttagaaaaactttatttttataaaattaattttagctAGAATTCTGCTTACAGTTTCTGCAAATTGTATAGAACTCATCAATGCTACATTTGTACTCATAAGCACTTCCCAAGTCACATGGGTCAGTCAATTGTAAACGAGTCAAACGCATTCTTATAAATGGAGCCAGGAGCACCATATACCCTCACTTGGAAACATTAATGCACATGCACTTCTCAGCAGTTGTAATAACTAACTGCCACCTGATTAGGTGAACATAAAGTGCCCTTCATTTTCCACTAGGAATATGTATAGTCCTCACAACCCCCCTTCTTAAAGAGGACTTAGCTGCTCCTATTATGTATTAATTCACAGTTTAATACTACAGTTAAAACTTGGTGATGAGCTATACAATTCGCATGATGACCAAGCTATAAAAGTATGAAAGTAATTAACCAATTAAATAACAGTTTACAAACAATCCCTGGTGGCTATGATTGAATAAGGTAAAACATGCATTATACTTTTCCTAGAGGCATAACTTATTGAATATACACAATATTCCTAGCTAGTTTGTATTCAGAGATGATTCTGAGAGCTGCCATATTATATGAAGTGGCTGACACACTCTGCCTAGACAATATCCAAAGTTAAATATCCTAATAAAACCAGATTTTGCTTGTATTCATCAGAAAATAATGTGGTAGCCTTGCTAGCAGGGTACCATTGCCCTTTAACATTGCTATTGTTGTGACAGTTAAATGGCAAACAATCGGTTATGTGCTGAACATTCAGACTGACAGGAGCCGCCCCACAGGCAGATCAATGTGGCCAAAGTTGTTTTGGGGAAAGGAATGTGGTTTTATCATTTGGGTGTTGAGAGAATCAACTTCAAAGCTGTTGGCCTAAAACCAGTCATAGCCTGGAGTGTAGTAAAGGCAGAGGTGCCGGGGGTAGAGATCATAGACTAGATGTGAATGTTTAACAGGTGCTGTGCAGCAGGACAGCTTCATTAATGCTCTCAGCAGGATGTCTCCAGTTACACCAATCATTAGgtcaatatacatttttgtgcCCGGGGTGCAAACTGGTTGTTGTGCACTGAAGACATAAAGAACTTTCTCTAGGGGAAGCCAACTTTATACATTCTTTTGACATTTTCTAATTCTGATAGATTGCTGCAGAGGTCCAGAGGTTTTCTTAAGGTggccccgatatgcccacaaaaGGCAGGGTGATCAGGTTAATTCTGttattcggccctagggccaaacaattggattataaCCAAGGAAATGGGCACTGAGGAGTCGTAGGATTGCATCAACTAGCCTCGACTGCAGGAAAAATaaaaccttcctgatcgatatctgcctgacTTTTGGCCTGTTATTGATCGGGGAGACCTGTCagagcccccacacacgggcagataagatgctgaatcgCTATAAAgtaccgatattggcagctttaatctgccgatggatggccacctttaggataaCAGAATGTGACAtcttaaaatacaaaattaaaaaatgtcttttgcCTGAATTGATGCACAAGGTTTGGATGATTATACGATTACAGGGAATGTATGATTTACTTTGTCTGAAAGTGTGCCACTAGCTTTAAATAACACTAAACATTTCATATCTGCTTGTGTAAGAAAAGAGCACAAGGTTAGAACACAACACTTTATAAAGTAAATGcaatattaaatatgaaataatctaATAATAAGCATTAAGAGACAATGACCACTGATCACTGTTACCTGATACAATGTGGCTTTAAGAGCATTTTCATCTATAAGCAGTTTTACATATACACGCTGTGTTTTGTTCCATCTAACAACTGAGTAAAGAAATCATACCTCAGGAATGAAAAACCTTTTGTCTCTCTCCCATAAGGATGGCCATACAATAACCTCCTGGAGTTGCTTGTATTTCTGAGATTTATCAAGCCATTTTACCTTCCCCTCAAGGTCCCCTGGAAGGAAAGAGGGTCAGGTTTGTTCAAAAGAGTTCTTgtgttttgttttagaaaaaaacagcaagtgtattttatatgTCCAAAATGTACTTTATGTTATTAGAAATAAGCtataatcttcttattctgcatactatttgttatcatattgatttttatggtttattgtgaaaaccaaataaaatatttcaaaccaaaaGAAATAAGCCATATGATATCTGATGTTTGCTTCTACCCCTCCTTTGCTACCAGAGACCCAGTTGCATACAACCCCTTCAATTGGCTCATTGAGGCCTTCTAGCAGAACTAGATAAAGTTACAATTACCTAAGGTGTCAGGCCACACAAGGCATTTGGGGacatttggtcacctggcgactaatcgcctcgtttttgcggcgaccaatcttcccAAACCCTttccctgaagttgcctcatgaggaaagtcgccgcatgtgattagcaccggggttttttaattttagccggcgcagagtcagggaaggcgtttggggagatagGTCaccgcaaaaacaaggcgattagtcgccaggcaaccaaatctcccaaaacgccctgtgtggacttaccctaagggtcagggcacacaggaagattcgggggtattagtcacccggtgacaaatctcctcttctttggggggtctaatctccccgaactgccttcccgattttcgggagacttcggaaaacaaatcgctctgagtgccatcctgccggcgatttacattttagccagcgggaaggcaggggaggcagttcggggagattagtcgccccgaagaagaggagatttgtcgccaggcgactaatctccccaaatctgcctgtgtatccTGACCCTAAAGAACTAAAACCCAATGTTAACATGTATCGTTTGTAAAGTACACAGGACATATGCTTTGATATCTGTTTACATACTGCAAGTTAAACCAAACAGCACTTAGGTTAGTTTAAGATATGGTAAAAATGTCTGCTTTAATAATGTTTCAGCTCTTTTCATGGATACAATATGCTAAATCACCATGGAGCTGGTACCAATGGGCCATTCTTGTGTTTTATACTCTGTTTATGCCGTTTCTGAtcagaaaaattgtattttcattcTCATGTCACAGTGGAAAATATGCGGTTTTCATAAAGCAGGCTAATAATCCGTTTCAAGACGTCAGCAccagtattttgtacttttaagtatattaaaaatgGCATAATTAGGGCTATTTGCCTCCTTATCATGCTATTTCTGGAATGACTATCATGCTTTCAAAGCAAGTTATTTAACCACTGGTTCATTTGACATCACAAATGCATTCTGATTTTGTTACTTACGTAGTGAGCTCTCTACTTTATCTTTTGTGGAAACGATGGCGATTTTCTCTGTTGCGTCAGTGCTTCGTTTCCAGATATTCTTTAGGAGTAGTGGGTAGCGAGTAAGTCGGTGTAAAGGTGCCACTAGCAGGTCTGAGAGGTGCAGCCTTTTACACTGCTCATGTTGTTCACACCActactaaaaacaaaacaacactGTTAGAGCATTAACACACATACATTTGTTATCAAGCTTCTATGAAATCCTAAAGGTCCACTCCAAATTTCAATACATGAGCCATGAGAGCTGCAATACTGTACTAATTACATCATTACAGAAGATGGAAAGGGACACATTACTTTAAGATAGATTGTAAAGTCATCTCGTTGCTTGATGCTTTCCAGGTAAATGACAGCTGAAGTATAATTCATGCAGTAAACCTGGTGGCTGAGACAGAGGTTGTCCTTgaaatgctgaaaaaaagcaaacaagaCAGCAAACTTATTAATATCAATAAGATAATAttcttgatccagaggaaggcaaaaaacccatctgaagcctctccaatttgcctcagagggggaaagaattccttcctgactccaaaatcggactagtccctggatcaacttgtactatgagctatttcccataaccctgtattccctcacttgctaaacaccatccaaccccttcttaaagctatctaatgtatcagcctgtacaactgattcagggagagaattccacatcttcacagctctcactgtaaaaaaccccttccgaatatttaggtggaaccttgTGGGTGACcgtgtgtcagctggaaagacctactggtaaataaatcattagagagattattatatgatccccttatatatttatacatagttatcatatctccccttaagcgcctcttctccagtgtgaccatccccaatttggccagtctttcctcatagctaagattttccataccatttaccagcttagttgcccttctctgtaccttctctatttcaataatatcctgtttaaatgtgatggagaccaaaacagtatggcatattctagatggggccttaccagtctATAAATATGAAACTACCTCTTTTGAAGCATCGCATATAAAGGACTAACTAAAACATGTAGGTTACTAGTACAAGTGTAACAACaagtaaaatgtattcatatttcaATATTGACTCTTATTCTTGTCTTCCTATTGTCTACCGAGTAAAAGCTATCCCAATAGCTAAATGTATAATAGGTTAACACAGATTTCAGAAATGAACTTTATCATTAGCGTCAGGGACTCTGAGcattatatatacctatacatATGACATATACCTTTGTTAGCAGGTCCGATAGTGGGAGAGAGACTGTAGCTGAACATCCTAGCTCTCTGCTTTTGATAGTGTTGAGTAGGCCAGTAGCAAAATGAAGGCTCTCCTGTGGAAAAAATAACAATTGCAAATGATATGTCAGTGTCTTGTATTGTGGTTTGGTCAGCAATAACTTATTTACTGTACAAATGTTTCTGCTGttgctttccttaaaggagaaacacttAAAATGCTCttactttattaaatacattacTAAATTATTTTATGGTAACTGACCAAATGATGCCCTTTTCCCATCTTGTTCAGGGGAAAGAGTGTATAAATGGATAACCTTGCAAACACCCAATACATCGCCATTGCAGAGCAAAGAAAGGCCCCACATGTTCTTGCTTCTACCACTCCAGTTGCCATGGGGTGATTGAAGGGAGCAAATCCAAAGGTTTCTTAACTAAATGTACAATTAGTCACACTAGAAGACACCAGCATCCTTTTCTAACACTGCCTATGATTTCAATGCATATAGATCAGGGTTTCACCTTCCTAACACATATAAGATAGCAGGCCTGGCGTGGGGAAAGGCACGGACCATGGTACatccatatatactgtatccatATAGCATCCTAGGCAAACTGGAAATCCAGAGATTAATACAGCCCTTATTTTAAATCCAAATTGAATGTATCTTTCCCTACTCAGAGCTAGAATCTTGTTAAgagtttatagttttttgaatatCTGAATGCATAATTAGGGCCATTCTTTTATAGTAAAAGCTTTGGCGCTTGAGGTGTTTTAAAGACACATGCTTCCTAATGACAACAATGGAAAGCATGAGGAGTActactcccaacattttagatGTTGTTTCTGTTTCTGTTGTGACTTTTCTGCTACACATTATCCATGTCATTCTATATGCAGAAGTCTACCCCAAGGAAAGCAGGAACAGTTATATAGGACAAGGTGAGGAAGCTTGGGTAGTAAATGGAGGCTATTAGGATAAGGCTGCAGGTTGCTAATTTAGAAAGTAATCATTATCAACAGAAGAGAGGCTtaccagaaagaaagaaaatgtacctGCAATAGTTCCTCAAGGTTGGCAAATAACCTCACCAAGTCCACATCCAATAAATGGTCATTGTTCTGCAAATGCTGTAGTGCATTAAAAAACacctacaatataatataaaagtggCTTTGATACTTATGGCATGAGTGACTCGTTTTTTAAGAAACATAATTAAGTTAATCACCTCCAGACATTTTTGTTGACACATTAAAGTGTATCTAGCACTACAAATCCATAGATGAAGTTGCAAGAAGACATGCCGAATACTTTACATAATACCTTGTTAGCAGCTAAGTTTATACTAAAGTATGTCAAAACTCAAGTCTTAAACAGTCTACAATGTGCTACAAAATGGCAGAAAATCCTTCTTGATTGAAACAGCAATAATTAATTGTAATGTTCAACAAAGGAA
Coding sequences:
- the plekhg7.S gene encoding pleckstrin homology domain-containing family G member 7 isoform X2 codes for the protein MPLQDIFDVTKFPTSKEQSALNNLAGHLWDSPPWSPQSTVSTSPSSSDNPEEVSVSENDGADIPKDPEENMNDDCPDDALLHNQSFAVDQLVGNPENICIIGPTTEIYKDDDSSNQSTKIKELHHSRLLERRRSSVVLSLPGLEVFPGDLLVSDGASDYMYHSPWVSSTDSKKPKWPFSKKGTLTKGKQKHMSDLENCLSSVKIQDFTGNELYILKDKTWNEVISMYTAENIERIQKSNRRRQESVWELFTSECTYYLDHLLVLKKVFFNALQHLQNNDHLLDVDLVRLFANLEELLQESLHFATGLLNTIKSRELGCSATVSLPLSDLLTKHFKDNLCLSHQVYCMNYTSAVIYLESIKQRDDFTIYLKWCEQHEQCKRLHLSDLLVAPLHRLTRYPLLLKNIWKRSTDATEKIAIVSTKDKVESSLRDLEGKVKWLDKSQKYKQLQEVIVWPSLWERDKRFFIPEGLKHHFKEPNVESMLSSPNRDLLHEGRLILTESTRLLDVYLFLFDDFLLITKIKRNKKKSTNVEINQYPSLHPELQMVTKEGGYCKVVDQPIPLDRLSLKTVDQFHTTVYGMKNAFMVQHENRYQQCIAAFILQTHTESEKKTWMSQIEMAVSCYTETHRSKRLSTLWQTSESAEI